One genomic region from SAR324 cluster bacterium encodes:
- a CDS encoding tRNA (cytidine(34)-2'-O)-methyltransferase, translating to MVEPQIPPNTGNIARLCAATKCHLILAGELGFELSDRTLKRAGLDYWDWVSWEHILDWEDWVKQLDFTRCHFLSTHAKTPYTQMPIQAGDFIFFGKETAGLPKWLWEPHPERSFTIPMWESEVRSLNLGSAASIVVYDGLRRLVPF from the coding sequence TTGGTAGAACCACAGATTCCACCAAATACTGGGAATATTGCCCGATTGTGTGCGGCGACGAAGTGTCACCTCATTTTAGCTGGTGAGCTTGGTTTTGAACTTTCTGATCGCACCTTGAAGCGGGCTGGGTTGGACTATTGGGATTGGGTCAGTTGGGAACATATCCTGGATTGGGAAGACTGGGTCAAGCAGTTAGACTTCACACGGTGTCACTTTCTCTCCACTCATGCGAAGACTCCTTACACCCAGATGCCGATTCAAGCGGGGGACTTCATCTTTTTCGGCAAAGAAACAGCTGGTTTGCCAAAGTGGCTGTGGGAACCACATCCTGAAAGAAGCTTCACGATTCCCATGTGGGAATCTGAGGTGCGCAGCTTGAATCTTGGCTCTGCTGCCTCCATTGTAGTTTATGACGGACTCCGTCGCTTGGTTCCTTTCTAA